gtagacagccctggtctagactggactacttcctgtccgtaGACAGACCTTGTCTagactacttcctgtccgtagacagccctggtctagactacttcctgtccgtaGACAGACCTGGTCTAGACTggactacttcctgtccgtaGACAGACCTTGTCTagactacttcctgtccgtaGACAGACCTTGTCTagactacttcctgtccgtaGACAGACCTGGTCTagactacttcctgtccgtaGACAGACCTGGTCTAGACTggactacttcctgtccgtaGACAGACCTTGTCTagactacttcctgtccgtagacagccctggtctagactacttcctgtccgtaGACAGACCTGGTCTagactacttcctgtccgtaGACAGACCTGGTCTAGACTggactacttcctgtccgtaGACAGACCTTGTCTagactacttcctgtccgtaGACAGACCTTGTCTagactacttcctgtccgtaGACAGACCTGGTCTAGACTACTTCCTGTCCATAGACAGACCTGGTCTAGACTggactacttcctgtccgtaGACAGACCTTGTCtagactacttcctgtctgaaGACAGACCTGGTCTagactacttcctgtccgtaGACAGACCTGGTCTAGACTggactacttcctgtccgtaGACAGACCTTGTCTagactacttcctgtccgtaGACAGACCTTGTCTagactacttcctgtccgtagacagccctggtctagactagactacttcctgtccgtagacagccctggtctagactacttcctgtccgtaGACAGACCTGGTCTAGACTagactacttcctgtccgtagacagccctggtctagactacttcctgtccgtaGACAGACCTGGTCTagactacttcctgtccgtagacagccctggtctagactagactacttcctgtccgtagacagccctggtctagactagactacttcctgtccgtaGACAGACCTGGTCTagactacttcctgtccgtagacagccctggtctagactagactacttcctgtccgtagacagccctggtctagactggactacttcctgtccgtaGACAGACCTGGTCTagactacttcctgtccgtagacagccctggtctagactagactacttcctgtccgtaGACAGACCTGGTCTagactacttcctgtccgtagacagccctggtctagactagactacttcctgtccgtagacagccctggtctagactacttcctgtccgtaGACAGACCTGGTCtagactacttcctgtctgtagacagccctggtctagactacttcctgtccgtagacagccctggtctagactggactacttcctgtccgtaGACAGACCTGGTCtagactacttcctgtctgtagacagccctggtctagactacttcctgtccgtagacagccctggtctagactggactacttcctgtccgtagacagccctggtctagactagactacttcctgtccgtagacagccctggtctagactaCTTTCTGTCCGTAGACAGACCTGGTCTAGACTggactacttcctgtccgtaGACAGACCTGGTCTagactacttcctgtccgtaGACAGACCTGGTCTagactacttcctgtccgtagacagccctggtctagactggactacttcctgtccgtagacagccctggtctagactagactacttcctgtccgtagacagccctggtctagactaCTTTCTGTCCGTAGACAGACCTGGTCTAGACTggactacttcctgtccgtagacagccctggtctagactagactacttcctgtccgtaGACAGACCTGGTCTAGACTACTTTCTGTCCGTAGACAGACCTGGTCTAGACTggactacttcctgtccgtagacagccctggtctagactgTTCCATAACCGTCATGGTCGTCTGTGCAGGATGGGCTTAGACACCTGACATCTTAAACCTGACCTGAGGGAGAGGGGTTCCTGTTGTgaatgagagggggagggggaggggttccTGTTGtgaatgagagggggggggggaggggttcctGTTGTgaatgagagggggaggggttcCTGTCCGGGTTACAGGCCACACCCACTCTACTGTGTCTGGTCTGCTGAGTCAACATGCTGGTGCATTCGTGTCagtcactggtgactttaaccacacccgCCTGGAtaaagccccgcccacttttcACCAGTATGTTGACTGCCCCACACGGACCTACTGTATAATGCTAAAGATGCACACCACCAGACCATCTCTGACTGTACGCTGCTTTCCTAAAAACAAGAAAGCATTTCTTCATGAGCAGAAAGCTTTCAGGTGATTCCCCGACACACTGCCATCACGCCATCGGCAGCAGCTCTCCGATGACTGTATTAATGAGCATCAGTAGCATCACTAGCATCATGAGTATCGGTAGCATCATGAGTATCAGTAGCATCACTAGCATCACTAGAGTCAGTAGCATCACTAGCGTCAGTAGCATCACTAGCGTCAGTAGCATCACTAGCATTATGAGTATCACTAGCATCAGTAGCATCACTAGCATCAGTAGCATCACTAGAGTCAGTAGCATCACTAGCATCACTAGAGTCAGTAGCATCACTAGCATCAGTAGCATCACTAGCATCATGAGTATCAGTAGCATCACGAGCATTATGAATATCACTAGCATCATGAGTATCAGTAGCATCATGAGTATCACTAGCATCATGAGTATCAGTAGCATCACTAGCATTATGAGTATCACTAGCATCATGAGTATCATTAGCATCATGAGTATCACTAGCATCATGAGTATCATTAGCATCACTAGCATCATGAGTATCATTAGCATCACTAGCATCATGAGTATCATTAGCATCATTAGCATCATGAGTATCATTAGCATCACTAGCATCATGAGTATCAGTAGCATCATGAGTATCATTAGCATCATGAGTATCATTAGCATCATGAGTATCAGTAGCATCATGAGTATCATTAGCATCACTAGCATCATGAGTATCATTAGCATCATGAGTATCATTAGCATCATTAGCATCACTAGCATCATGAGTATCAGTCGCATCATGAGCACCATTAGCATCACTAGTATTACGAGCATCATGAACATCATTAGCATCATTAGCATCACTAGCATCAGTCGCATCATGAGCACCATTAGCATCACTAGTATTACTAGCATCATGAGCATCATTAGCATCACTAGCATCATGAGTATCATTAGCATCACTAGCATCATGAGTATCAGTAGCATCATGAGTCcccaaagacacaaacaaatcTACATTATGAATGTAAACAACCAACATGGCTGCCGGTCGTCCTCACAGTCTGGACCTCAGCACCGAGTGGACAGACAGTACTCCATGTTTTGTGTGTTCCTGTCAGAACCAGACGAGAGAAGCCTTGGTCCTGCCGCCTCACGGCGAGCGTCTCCATGGACACCGGGAGGAGGCTCTGCAGACACGCCTCCCTCTGCTCGCTGGGGGCGGCGGCCATCTTCTTCATCTACCTCAACTGGAACTGGGTGAGCAGCTTCCCTCCAGTACCGCCATCGTCGTCATCGTCAGCATCATCACAGTGGGAGGATCCTGGACCGTACCATGTGGCCTATCCAAGGAACTACAGGTACATCATGGACGACACGCCCACGTGCAACACCGAGACTCCTTTCCTGGTCCTGATGGTTCACACGGCGACCGGGGCCGCCGCCGCTCGGGACGCCATCAGGGAGACGTGGGGGAGCGAGAAGCTGGTTCTGGGTCGGTCGGTGGAGACCGTCTTCGTCCTGGGCCTCCCCGGGGGCCCGGATGCCGagcggcagcaggaggagctccGGCAGGAGAACCGGCAGCACCGCGACCTGGTCCAGAGCGACTTCCTGGACAGCTACCGCAACCTGACCATCAAGACCATGATGATGCTGGAGTGGCTGGCGGCGCGCTGCGGCGCGGCGTCCTACGCCATGAAGATCGACTCCGACATGCTGCTGCACGTCCGCAACGCGGTGCGCCTGCTGCTGGACCCCGGCACGGCCACGGACGCCTACCTGACGGGGCTGGTGTGGTGGCACAGCCCGGTGCTGAGGAACCCGTTCAACAAGTTCTACATGCCGAGGAGCGCGGTGGCCGAGCCGGAGTACCCGCCCTACCCTCTGGGCATGGCCTACGTCATGTCCCTGGACCTGCCGGCCAAGATCCTGTCCATCTCCCCCCGGGTCAAACCCATCTTCATCGAGGACGCCTACCTGGGCATGTGCATGCGGCTGCTGGGCCTCCCCCCCACCGACCCGCCGGAGGCCACCATGTTCCTCGTGGACCCGGAGCATCCTCTGAGCGCCTGCAGCCTTTCAAAAGTGATCGCCGTGACGACGACGAGCGCCCCGCAGATGAGGAGCTACTGGGAGAGGAGCCGGCAGCCGGGCGCCCGATGCTGAGCCGGACTCCGAGCGGAGGCCTCGGGTCGTGGACCTCCGGGTTCTCCGTCTGTCGTGATGTGAAGGAAATTCTGATTCTGGTGACggttaaaaatattaaaatatggtGGAATGTAACGCAGTAAAGCTCTCGGTGTGTTTTGTATTTCATAAAAGAGTCCAAACACAACTCATCCTGTTGGGGTCTGAGCCGTGTGGCTCGGATTCCTCAATTCTACGTCACATGgatgtaaatgtataaacctgTGGCTGCTTCGCCCTGGCCCGACAGGCCGAGGCTCCAGTTAACAGACCCACAGCGCCACCCAGTGGCCACAGGAGGACGTGTCTGGACGCTCGAGTGAGGCTTCTCCCTGAAAGAAAGATTCAAGTATTCACACCGGAGCTTGATTCACATCACAGCCTAGTTTCTGTCATATTTGTTTTCCATGTGAGTCGAGGGGAAAAGGCCTTTTGGGCGTCACATGACGTCATGTGACTTAGCAGGAAGTGACTTCATAGATGAAATGTACACTTGGTGAACAGGAACAACAGAAAACCTGCAGGCCGCTTTGTAGAAAACAAATATCCACGTCGGCATGAGAGATTCCTAATGTTGTGATCCAGCTGGGGAAGCCTTGTCTCCttacctcgtctccttacctcGTCTCCTTAAGCATGTAGTTTTATGAAGGGTTCACTTCCTTTGCTCGTGTGTCGACGCCGTTAGTTCTTTAAAGCTCCGGACCGAGATGCTGCTCCGCCCGACGCACAGGGACTCTGGACCCGGGACTCTGGACCCGGGACTCTGGACCTGGGACTCTGGACCCGGGACTCTGGACCCGGGACTCTGGACCCGGGACTCTGGACCCGGGACTCTGGACCCGGGACTCTGGACCCGGGTTGGGACGACTCGGCTCTGGAGTCCGGTGGCTTCTGGTTCCCGGACCCTGAACCGAGCCTCTCCGGTGGTACCTGTTGCTTTGCCCAGAAGAGGGCCGGCTAACATCAGGTGACACGACATCTCACGCGGCGTCCTTCTGAGACAAGATGGCCGTCATTCAGAATGAGAAGGAGAGCTGAGTGAACTCATGTGGtgcagatataatatataatatatcaggaGATATACGATCGTGTGGTCTTAGGTGACGTGGGCTCGTAGATAACTGGCAGACTTTCTGGAGGAGACCTGATGAGGGACCAGCATGATCCTCCTGAGGATGGAGCAGATCTCTCTTCATCTGACCCAGTTCATGACCCGAACCAAAACCTGAGCCAGGAGCATCACACGCTctaccaaagactcctgggtccttatcctcagagtctagaccccaaccaaagactcctgggtccttatcctcagagtctagaccccaactaaagactctgggtccttatcctcagagtctagaccccaaccaaagactcctgggtccttatcctcagagtctagaccccaaccaaagactcctgggtccttatcctcagagtctagaccccaaccaaagactcctgggtccttatcctcagagtctagaccccaaccaaagactcctgggtccttatcctcagagtctagaccccaaccaaagactcctgggtccttatcctcagagtctagaccccaaccaaagactcctgggtccttatcctcagagtctagacctctaccaaagactcctgggtccttatcctcagagtctagaccccaactaaagactcctgggtccttatcctcagagtctagacgccaaccaaagactcctgggtccgagtctagaccccaaccaaagactcctgggtccttatcctcagagtctagacctctaccaaagactcctgggtccttatcctcagagtctagaccccaaccaaagactcctgggtccttatcctcagagtctagaccccaactaaagactcctatgtccttatcctcagagtctagagcccaaccaaagactcctgggtccttatcctcagagtctagaccccaactaaagactcataggtccttatcctcagagtctagaccccaaccaaagactcctgggtccttatcctcagagtctagaccccaactaaagactcctaggtccttatcctcagagtctagaccccaaccaaagactcctgggtccttatcctcagagtctagaccccaaccaaagactcctaggtccttatcctcagagtctagaccccaactaaagactcctaggtccttatcctcagagtctagactccaaccaaagactcctgggtccttatcctcagagtctagaccccaaccaaagactcataggtccttatcctcagtctagaccccaaccaaagactcctaggtccttatcctcagagtctagaccccaaccaaagactcctaggtccttatcctcagagtctagactccaaccaaagactcatgggtccttatcctcagagtctagaccccaaccaaagactcataggtccttatcctcagtctagaccccaaccaaagactcctaggtccttatccacagagtctagaccccaaccaaagactcctaggtccttatcctcagagtctagaccccaactaaagactcctgggtccttatcctcagagtctagaccccaaccacgGCTGcacggcggtaaccgtgcagccggatggttgggtaactgttcgcaggagtagtaagtctacacagaagcccgctgtgcaccaaccacttcacgtttccaaccagttttccctgctcagcgacacacccgctgaggaacacaccctggttatcgggagctctatagtcaggaacgtgaaaatagcgaagcagcggaccagagtcgtgtgcctcccggggccagagcgggcggcgtggagtcttgtttgaagctgctggctaaggacaagcggagatacagtcagattgtaataccgccggtggtaatgacgccttgagcccgtcggtcggaggTCACTAAAGGtcatgtggaatcggtgtgtgcttatgccaagacgttgtcggacaccgtaattttctctggccctctcccaaatttgcagacagacgaattgcatagccgaatgtcgtctttcaaccgctggctgtcgaggtggtgcccagcgaataatgtgggctacgtagacaactggaagactttctggggaaaacctgatctgatgaggagagacggcattcatcccacgttggacggagcgcatctcatttctgcgaatatgaccaagttgatcaccggacttaatccatgacaacccagggttcagatcaggacccggagcagagttgtagtttaacagccttctctgctcttccattcgagcagttacccacccatgactttagagtagagactgtgtctgtcccacggccacttcaattaaataaatcaaaagtaagcagaagaggagtcgtacacaataaccttatacaagttaacaccattatttcagcagtgcaacaaaataggtctattaaatgtggtctcctaaatattcgatctctgtcatctaaagctgtgttactaaatgatttaatatcagataatcacattgatttatgttgcctaactgaaacctggctgagccatgaagaatatgtctgcctgaatgaatcgactcctccaagtcatattaatactcacattcctcgaggcaccggtcgaggaggtggagtaaccATCTTTagatcgagcctattaattaatcctcaaccaaaattacactacacctcatttgaaagccttgttcttagtcttcacatccaacctggaaacactacagccaattcgatttgtgattctgtaccgccaccaggtccatattcagagtttatatctgaattctcagaatttatatcaagtttggttcttaaaaccgataaagttattattgttggagattttaatatccatgtggatgttgataatgattgccttagtgctgcattcatctccttgttggactcgattggcttctgtcagagtacagaaatccactcacagctttggccacacgcttgatcttgttcttacttatgctGACATTGAGCATCTGagggtcttcccacagaatcctctccTGTCAGACCACagcctcataacttttgaatttatactaccggagtgtactccgttagtcaaaagttctacagatgtctaactgacggtgctgtagctaaatttaaagcgattccttcagGTATTTGAttgataccacgtctcaatataaccagaagactcctggtctaacgctttagtccgtcccagattgatcatcttgttgacagtgccacagagCTCTCTgagaaagactcctaggtccttatcctcagagctCTAGACctccaactaaagactcctgggtcccttatcctcagagtctagaccccacaACCAAAgaccctgggtccttatcccAAGAGGTCCTTGTCTCGAGTCAAAAGACTGACTAGGTCCTGGATCCCCAACTAAGActtctagaccccaactaaagactcctgggtggTCCTTATCCTCCAgagtctagactccaaccaaagactcctgggtccttatcctcagagtctagaccccaaccaaagactcataggtccttatcctcagagtctagacctcaACCAAAACACCCAGGTCTCATTCTCAGTGCTCCAGAATCTCAAACTGAAAGACTCCCGGGGTCCTGGTCCCCAGGAGTTCCAGGACCCCCAACTGAAGACTCCTGGGTCCCTtatctcctgggtccttatcactcagagtcaaagacCCCaacaaagactcctaggtccttatcctcagagtctagaatCTCTGCAACTAAAGACCCCGGGTCCCTAGGTCCTCATCTCAGAGTCtgagaccccaactaaagactctaaGCAGTCCTTATCCTGCAGAGTCCTAGACtcccaaccaaagaccctgtgtccttatcctcagagtctagaccccaactaaagactcctggggTCCTGATCATcccctcagagtctagaccccaacaaAAGACTCCtagggtccttatcctcaggaGTCTAGACCCCCAACAAAGACTCCCTAGGTCcttgtcctcagagtctagaccccaacttaAAGGACTCCTGGGTCCTGATGTCACAGAGTctccagagtctagaccccaattCAAAGACTCcctggtccttatcctcagagtctagaccccaaccaaagaccctggTCCTTGTCCCTGTGCAGAGTCTTGGggccccaactaaagactcctgggtccttatcctcagagtcctAGACCCTCAACCAAagaagactcctgggtccttatcctcagagtctagggACTCCAACCagaagactcctgggtccttatcctcagagtctaggaCCCAAACTAAAGACCTCATAGGGTCCTTATCCCAGAGCCTAAGACCCCAAACTGAAAGACCTCCTGAGAGTCCTTATCCCTCAGAgtccagaccccaaccaaagactccccaggtccttatcctcagagtccagaGACCCCAACCCAAAGACCCTAGGTCCCATCCACAGAGTCTAGacccccaaccaaagactcccagGTCCTATCCCAGAGTCCAGACCCCAACCCAAAAGACCCTGGTCCTTATCCCTCAGAGCTCTGtggaccccaaccaaagactccccaGGTCCCATCCTCAGAGGTCTGTGACCCCaacaaagactcctaggtccttatcctcagagtccagaccccaaccaaagactcctgtccttatcctcagagtctagaccccaaccagaCCCTAGGTCTCATCCTCAGAGttcagaccccaaccaaagactcctaggtcctatCCTCAGAGcatagaccccaaccaaagaccctgggtccttatcctcagagtccagaccccaaccaaagactcctaggtccttatcctcagagtctagaccccaactaaagaccctaggtccttatcctcaagagtctagaccccaaccaaagacccctGGGTCCTCAtccctcagagtctagacccccaaccaaagactccaggtcctatcctcagagtctagaccccaactaaagaccctggtccttatcctcagagtctagaccccaactaaagacccCAGGTcctatcctcagagtctagaccccaaccaaagactcctaggtcctatCCTCAgtccagaccccaaccaaagaccccagtccttatcctcagagtctagaccccaaccaaagactcccaggtccttatcctcagagtccagaccccaaccaaagaccctgggtccttatcctcagagtcaagaccccaaccaaagaccctgggtccttatcctcagagtctagaccaccaaAGACCCTGGGTcccatcctcagagtctagacccaaaccaaagactctgggtccttatcctcagagtccagaccccaaccaaagaccctaggtccttatcctcagagtctagaccccaaccaaagactcctgggtccttatcctcagagtctagacccaaccaaagactcctgggtccttatcctcagagtctagacccaactaaagactcccaggtccttatcctcagagtctagaccccaaccaaagactcctgggtccttatcctcagagtctagaccccaaccaaagaccctgtcctcatcctcagagtctagaccccaaccaaagaccctgggtccttatcctctgagtctagaccccaaccaaagaccctgtgtccttatcctcagagtctagacctcaccaaagactcctgggtcctcatcctcagagtctagaccccaaccaaagactcctaggtccttatcctcagagtccagaccccaaccaaagactcctgggtcctcatccctcagagtctagaccccaaccaaagactcctgggtcctcatcctcagagtctagaccccaaccaaagactcccaggtccttatcctcagagtctagactccAATCAGAGACTCCTAGGTCATTATCctcagtctagaccccaactaaagactcctgggtccttatcctcagagtctagaccccaaccaaagactcctaggtccttatcctcagagtctagaccccaaccaaagactcctaggtccttatcctcagagtctagaccccaaccaaagactcctgggtccttatcctcagagtctagaccccaaccaaagaccctaggtccttatcctcagagttccagaccccaaccaaagactcctaggtccttatcctcagagtccagaccccaaccaaagactcctggtcCTTATCCacagtctagaccccaaccaaagactcctgggtccttatcctcagagtctagaccccaaccaaagactcctaggtccttatcctcagagtctagaccccaaccaaagactccaggtccttatcctcagagtctagaccccaactgaaagaccctgggtccttatcctcagagttcagaccccaaccaaagaccccagggtccttatcctcagagtctagaccccaaccaaagaccctgggtcctatcctcagagtctagatcccaaccaaagactcctgggtccttatcctcagagtctagacccccaaccaaagactcatgtcctatcctcagagtctagactcccaaccaaagactcccagGTCCCATCCTCAGAGttcagaccccaaccaaagaccccaggtctcatcctcagagtctagaccccaactaaagaccctaggtccttatcctcagagtctagaccccaaccaaagactcctgggtccctatcctcagagtctagaccccaaaccaaagactcctgggtccttatcctcagagtctagaccccaaccaaagaccccaggtccttatcctcagagtctagaccccaaccaaagaccctgggtccttatcctcagagtttAGACCAAACCAAAGACCCCTGGGTCCTTATccccagagtctagaccccaaccaaagaccccaggtccttatcctcagtccAGACCTCAACTAAAgaccctgggtccttatcctcagtccagaccccaaccaaagaccccagtccttatcctcagagtctagaccccaaccaaagaccctgggtccttatcctcagagtctagaccccaaccaaagactcctaggtcctcatctcagagtctagacccaaccaaagactcctgggtccttatcctcagagttcaGACCTCAACTAAAAGACTcccaggtccttatcctcagagtctagaccccaactaaagactcctgggtccttatcctcagagtctagaccccaaaccaaagactcctgggtccttatcctcagagtccagaccccaaccaaagaccctgggtccttatcctcagagtctagaccccaaccaaagaccccaGGTCcctatcctcagagtctaggaccccaaccaaagactcctgggtccttatcctcagagtctagaccccaaccaaagaccccaGGTCCCATCCCTCAGAgtccagaccccaaccaaagaccccaggtccttatcctcaaagtctagaccccaaccaaagactcctgggtccttatcctgtGAGTctgaccccaaccaaagactcctgggtccttatcctcagagtctagaattccaaaccaaagactcctgggtccttatcctcagagtctagaccccaaccaaagactcctaggtccttatcctcagagtctagaccccaaccaaagactcctaggtccttatcctcagagtctagactccaactaaagactcctaggtccttatcctcagagtccagaCCCCAACTGAAgaccctaggtccttatcctcagagtctagaccccaaccaaagactcctaggtccttatcctcagagttcagaccccaaccaaagactcctgggtccttatcctcagagttcagaccc
The nucleotide sequence above comes from Pseudoliparis swirei isolate HS2019 ecotype Mariana Trench chromosome 24, NWPU_hadal_v1, whole genome shotgun sequence. Encoded proteins:
- the LOC130190764 gene encoding beta-1,3-galactosyltransferase 5-like, coding for MDTGRRLCRHASLCSLGAAAIFFIYLNWNWVSSFPPVPPSSSSSASSQWEDPGPYHVAYPRNYRYIMDDTPTCNTETPFLVLMVHTATGAAAARDAIRETWGSEKLVLGRSVETVFVLGLPGGPDAERQQEELRQENRQHRDLVQSDFLDSYRNLTIKTMMMLEWLAARCGAASYAMKIDSDMLLHVRNAVRLLLDPGTATDAYLTGLVWWHSPVLRNPFNKFYMPRSAVAEPEYPPYPLGMAYVMSLDLPAKILSISPRVKPIFIEDAYLGMCMRLLGLPPTDPPEATMFLVDPEHPLSACSLSKVIAVTTTSAPQMRSYWERSRQPGARC